The following coding sequences are from one Leptospira levettii window:
- a CDS encoding ATP-binding protein produces MILNSELRNLENKLDHPKKSNQLKGAFRLETNCKQMNVYAKIIVFLSFLIFLFCKQSQETLPQIQNAVLNLQTNSFQSQTTLPLHGEWKFTPGVFTDVDTKDTILISIPNTPNWNQFQNETIEEGLGIGTYQITILLPKDELRLAIHLPMIHSDCKIFQDKELIGEFGSFDEDGFMDRMPRIFSLNPTNRPQVTLTFYVKNRFYHFGGIRIPPIIGIEEEVYKSIQVSILQEAILSGGLVFLGLYQLGIYFTRKKVKGSLYFFLFCILMFFQILSTGSQSLFLVTGKKMGELVYRIDLFTEYSGVIAGLFYIHCLTKEYINKKIIYGFSLLILIPLFNTIFGSVRSISSYHFYVLCLIIPILILHFYLIFRYIQDKRSGYIYLGLSILFLIGAATNDIILTLVHRSEPMYLNLGLLLFVFFQSLFLSKHISGEIVSAEIKFKDVLFQLIQSEKLSSIGMTVTSVAHEINSPLSAVILTSDSIRENISDFFKQLPQLESISKKSFPFVYTLIEQALNQENLPTGIEFRQKKSQFLNDLENNEIEFSEQYADIFVTLGVKEVPKEWLQILHDSNSKALLLLTEKIVTILQGTNAIQSSANRAIKIAQALKNFTHFDPKAEIKTIQLSESLNQILTILQGSLKHGIELKTNFVNIPPIECYPDELNQVWTNMIQNAIQSMNGKGKLNIEINQTILKNNPFAYVCIEDSGPGVPKEILDKIFDPFFTTKPIGQGTGLGLYISKQIIEKHKGIIDVKSTKGNTKFIVYLPYSQKPNLEENVS; encoded by the coding sequence ATGATTCTAAATTCTGAACTTAGAAATTTAGAAAATAAACTTGACCATCCCAAAAAATCAAATCAGTTAAAGGGCGCATTCCGATTGGAAACAAATTGTAAACAAATGAATGTATATGCAAAAATAATCGTATTCTTAAGTTTCCTTATTTTTCTTTTTTGCAAACAATCTCAAGAAACACTCCCACAAATCCAAAATGCTGTCTTAAATTTACAAACAAACTCGTTTCAGAGCCAAACGACTCTCCCATTACATGGAGAATGGAAATTTACGCCTGGTGTTTTCACGGATGTTGATACAAAAGATACCATTTTAATCTCCATTCCAAACACACCAAATTGGAACCAGTTCCAGAATGAAACTATTGAAGAAGGTTTGGGAATTGGCACCTACCAAATCACAATCCTACTTCCCAAAGATGAATTACGTTTAGCAATCCATTTACCGATGATACACTCTGATTGTAAAATCTTCCAAGACAAAGAACTAATAGGAGAATTTGGTTCATTCGATGAAGACGGTTTTATGGATCGCATGCCGAGAATTTTTTCACTAAATCCAACAAACCGACCTCAGGTGACACTTACCTTTTATGTTAAAAATCGATTTTACCATTTTGGTGGGATTCGGATTCCACCTATCATAGGAATAGAAGAAGAGGTATATAAATCGATCCAAGTTTCCATTTTACAAGAAGCAATCTTATCAGGTGGACTTGTTTTTTTAGGCTTATACCAACTGGGAATTTATTTCACTCGAAAAAAAGTGAAAGGATCCCTATACTTTTTTCTATTTTGTATCTTAATGTTTTTCCAAATTTTATCCACGGGTTCCCAAAGTCTCTTCTTGGTAACTGGCAAAAAAATGGGAGAACTAGTCTACAGAATTGATTTGTTTACAGAATATTCGGGAGTGATTGCAGGATTGTTTTATATCCATTGCCTTACGAAGGAATACATAAACAAAAAGATCATCTATGGATTTTCACTTCTGATTTTGATTCCACTATTCAATACAATTTTTGGCAGTGTGAGGTCTATCAGTTCTTATCACTTCTATGTCCTGTGCCTCATCATTCCGATTCTAATTTTACATTTTTATTTGATCTTCCGTTATATCCAAGACAAACGATCAGGTTACATCTATTTAGGGTTATCCATATTGTTTTTAATCGGTGCTGCGACAAATGATATCATTTTAACTCTTGTCCATCGATCAGAACCAATGTACTTAAATCTTGGTCTTCTTCTATTTGTATTTTTCCAGTCTCTATTTTTATCAAAACATATATCTGGTGAAATTGTATCTGCAGAAATCAAATTTAAGGACGTATTGTTCCAATTAATACAATCCGAAAAATTATCGTCAATTGGTATGACCGTAACAAGTGTCGCTCATGAAATCAATTCGCCTTTAAGTGCGGTGATTTTGACAAGTGATTCTATTAGAGAAAATATTTCTGATTTTTTCAAACAACTCCCACAGTTGGAATCCATTTCCAAAAAGAGTTTTCCCTTTGTTTACACTCTCATTGAACAAGCATTAAACCAAGAGAACTTACCAACAGGAATCGAATTTAGACAAAAAAAATCTCAATTTCTAAATGATTTGGAAAATAATGAAATTGAATTTAGCGAACAATATGCAGATATTTTTGTTACCTTAGGAGTGAAGGAAGTACCAAAAGAATGGCTTCAGATTTTACATGATTCCAATTCCAAAGCATTACTATTATTAACAGAAAAAATTGTCACGATTCTACAAGGGACGAATGCCATCCAATCTTCTGCAAATCGAGCCATTAAAATCGCACAAGCTCTCAAAAACTTCACCCATTTTGACCCAAAAGCAGAAATCAAAACCATTCAATTATCAGAATCTCTGAATCAAATTCTAACAATTTTACAAGGTTCACTCAAACATGGAATCGAATTAAAAACAAATTTTGTCAATATCCCACCAATTGAATGTTATCCGGATGAACTCAATCAAGTTTGGACCAATATGATCCAAAACGCAATCCAATCAATGAATGGGAAGGGAAAACTAAATATCGAAATCAATCAGACCATCTTAAAAAATAATCCATTTGCTTATGTCTGCATTGAAGACTCAGGTCCTGGAGTACCCAAAGAAATATTAGATAAAATTTTTGATCCATTTTTTACAACAAAACCAATTGGTCAAGGAACAGGTCTCGGTTTGTACATTTCAAAACAAATCATTGAAAAACATAAGGGTATCATTGATGTAAAATCGACAAAAGGAAATACAAAATTCATCGTATATTTGCCATACAGCCAAAAACCAAATCTAGAAGAAAATGTATCTTAA